In the genome of Tropicibacter oceani, one region contains:
- a CDS encoding RrF2 family transcriptional regulator: MRVTKRTNIAMRVLMFCAANTGRLVTKSEIAKACNASENHLAQIINQLAQLKYLHTQRGRNGGLELARPASQINIGDIFRALEAPVPLAECFADVDNTCPLTEACRLRTALTDAANAFYATLDPITLDALVCDNAPLMDILQPAGACRGAKRAHDLATVE, from the coding sequence ATGCGTGTTACGAAACGAACCAATATCGCCATGCGCGTGCTGATGTTCTGTGCGGCCAACACCGGACGGCTTGTCACCAAGTCCGAGATCGCCAAGGCCTGCAATGCCTCGGAAAACCATCTGGCGCAGATCATCAACCAGCTTGCGCAGCTCAAGTACCTGCACACCCAGCGCGGCCGCAATGGCGGGCTGGAACTGGCGCGCCCGGCCAGCCAGATCAACATCGGCGACATCTTTCGCGCGCTCGAGGCGCCGGTGCCCTTGGCTGAATGCTTTGCCGATGTGGACAACACCTGCCCTCTGACCGAGGCCTGCCGCCTGCGCACCGCGCTGACCGACGCGGCCAATGCCTTTTACGCCACGCTGGACCCGATCACGTTGGACGCGCTTGTCTGTGACAACGCGCCGCTGATGGATATCCTGCAACCGGCGGGGGCCTGCCGCGGTGCAAAACGCGCGCATGATCTTGCCACGGTCGAATAG
- the gcvH gene encoding glycine cleavage system protein GcvH, whose product MKYTEEHEWLLVEGDLVVVGITAHAAEQLGDVVFVELPEPGTEVTKDEEVVVIESVKAASDILAPLDGEIVEVNEAIVADPGKVNEDPEGDAWFFKMKVEDMGALDDLMDEAAYKDFIGA is encoded by the coding sequence ATGAAATACACCGAAGAGCACGAGTGGCTTTTGGTCGAAGGCGACCTGGTTGTCGTCGGGATCACCGCCCATGCGGCCGAACAGCTGGGCGATGTGGTATTCGTCGAATTGCCCGAGCCGGGCACCGAAGTGACCAAGGACGAAGAAGTCGTCGTGATTGAATCGGTCAAGGCCGCGTCGGACATCCTCGCGCCGCTGGACGGCGAGATTGTCGAGGTTAACGAGGCCATCGTCGCGGACCCCGGCAAGGTGAACGAAGACCCCGAGGGCGACGCCTGGTTCTTCAAGATGAAGGTCGAGGACATGGGCGCGCTGGACGATCTCATGGATGAAGCCGCCTACAAGGATTTCATCGGCGCGTGA
- the gcvT gene encoding glycine cleavage system aminomethyltransferase GcvT, giving the protein MAEENLNKTVLHELHLELGAKMVPFAGYDMPVQYPMGVLKEHLHTREKAGLFDVSHMGQVILRGADVAQAFEVMVPVDVMGLAEGRQRYAFFTNDSGGIEDDLMIANRGDHLFVVVNAACKGADVARMKAALEPRGITVELLEDRALLALQGPGAEAALAALCPAARDMTFMDVATLTIAGAECWVSRSGYTGEDGYEISVPNGAAVDLARVLLEDDSVAPIGLGARDSLRLEAGLCLYGHDISDETTPVEAGLTWAIQKVRRAGGAREGGFPGAARILSDLAQGARVKRVGLAPEGRAPMREGVEIFDSAEGGVPVGRVTSGGFGPTVGAPVAMGYVPAALSAPGTQLWGEVRGKRMPVLVAKLPFVPAGFKR; this is encoded by the coding sequence ATGGCCGAAGAAAACCTGAACAAGACAGTGCTGCACGAGCTGCATCTGGAACTGGGCGCCAAGATGGTGCCCTTTGCCGGGTATGACATGCCGGTGCAGTATCCGATGGGCGTTCTCAAGGAGCACCTGCACACCCGCGAAAAGGCCGGGTTGTTCGATGTCTCGCATATGGGGCAGGTGATTCTGCGCGGCGCGGATGTGGCGCAGGCCTTCGAGGTGATGGTGCCGGTCGATGTGATGGGCCTGGCCGAGGGGCGTCAGCGCTATGCCTTTTTCACCAATGACAGCGGCGGGATCGAGGACGACCTGATGATCGCCAATCGCGGCGACCACCTGTTCGTCGTGGTCAACGCCGCCTGCAAGGGGGCGGACGTGGCGCGGATGAAGGCCGCGCTGGAACCGCGCGGGATCACGGTCGAGCTGCTTGAAGATCGCGCCCTGCTGGCCCTTCAGGGGCCGGGCGCCGAGGCCGCGCTGGCGGCGCTGTGCCCGGCGGCGCGCGACATGACCTTCATGGACGTGGCGACGCTGACAATCGCCGGGGCAGAGTGCTGGGTGTCGCGGTCTGGCTATACCGGCGAGGACGGCTACGAGATTTCCGTGCCCAATGGCGCGGCGGTCGATCTGGCGCGGGTGCTGCTGGAGGACGACAGCGTCGCGCCCATCGGACTTGGTGCGCGGGATTCGCTGCGGCTGGAAGCGGGGCTGTGCCTGTATGGCCATGATATTTCGGACGAAACGACACCGGTCGAGGCGGGGCTGACCTGGGCCATCCAGAAGGTGCGCCGCGCGGGCGGTGCCCGCGAGGGCGGCTTTCCGGGCGCCGCGCGGATCCTTTCGGACCTGGCCCAGGGCGCAAGGGTCAAGCGCGTGGGCCTGGCCCCGGAAGGGCGCGCGCCGATGCGCGAAGGCGTCGAGATTTTTGACAGCGCCGAGGGCGGCGTACCGGTGGGGCGCGTGACCTCGGGCGGGTTCGGCCCGACGGTCGGTGCACCGGTTGCCATGGGCTATGTCCCTGCGGCGCTGTCCGCGCCGGGAACGCAGCTGTGGGGCGAGGTGCGCGGCAAACGCATGCCGGTTCTGGTTGCCAAGCTGCCCTTTGTTCCCGCAGGCTTCAAAAGATAG
- a CDS encoding gamma-glutamylcyclotransferase family protein: MSDIYFFGYGSLVNSLTHGYAPTHHATAQGWRRAWRYTPDRKLAYLTAIRAPGHEIDGLIAPVPQDGWATLDLREHAYDRLPATHAVAHPATASEIAIYAIHPDRLHIPDDDHPVLLSYVDVVLQGYLREFGKDGALRFVATTDGWEAPMLNDRANPIYPRAQRLDPAERAFVDDTLHALGCKVLVP; encoded by the coding sequence ATGTCGGACATATATTTCTTTGGTTACGGGTCTCTGGTGAACAGCCTGACACATGGGTATGCCCCCACCCACCACGCCACGGCGCAGGGCTGGCGGCGGGCATGGCGTTATACGCCGGACCGCAAACTGGCCTATCTGACCGCGATTCGCGCCCCCGGACATGAAATCGACGGGCTTATCGCCCCGGTCCCGCAGGATGGCTGGGCCACGCTGGACCTGCGCGAACACGCCTACGACCGGCTGCCCGCCACCCACGCGGTCGCGCATCCGGCCACCGCGTCGGAAATCGCCATCTACGCCATCCACCCCGATCGCCTGCATATTCCCGATGACGATCACCCGGTACTTCTGTCCTATGTCGATGTGGTGTTGCAGGGCTATCTTCGTGAATTTGGCAAGGACGGCGCGCTGCGCTTTGTCGCCACAACCGACGGCTGGGAGGCCCCGATGCTCAACGACCGTGCCAACCCGATCTACCCGCGCGCGCAGCGCCTTGACCCGGCCGAGCGCGCCTTTGTCGACGACACCCTGCATGCGCTGGGTTGCAAGGTTCTGGTTCCATGA
- a CDS encoding inositol monophosphatase family protein has translation MTDSLPMPITAPLTKAQRTQLITLVRRAAKAEILPRFRMLASHQIDTKSGPQDLVTEADKAAEAMITRGLQIMFPHALIVGEEHASENPEIIDQIAGAELCFTIDPVDGTWNYAHGLAVFGVMVSILRFGQPVFGLLYDPILNDFIIADSEGPSELVLPRRVRRTLSTSAGGPVEELKGFLPLNLIPKDKQQQFASVMPRFARAGMLRCACHEMRMVAQGQMDFVLFSKLTPWDQPAGVVTIRQAGGHVAMLDGSDYRGDVRQGYLLAACNAETWGRVRDVLDFLIDAPAPQATEAPEKNKFPGEEAVDTDA, from the coding sequence ATGACCGATTCTCTGCCAATGCCGATCACCGCGCCTTTGACCAAGGCTCAGCGCACCCAGTTGATCACCCTCGTCCGCCGCGCCGCCAAGGCCGAGATCCTGCCGCGGTTCCGCATGCTGGCCAGCCACCAGATCGACACCAAGTCCGGCCCCCAGGATCTGGTCACCGAGGCCGACAAGGCCGCCGAGGCAATGATCACCCGCGGCCTTCAGATCATGTTCCCGCACGCTTTGATCGTTGGCGAAGAACATGCCTCGGAGAACCCCGAGATCATCGACCAGATCGCCGGGGCCGAACTGTGCTTTACCATCGACCCCGTCGACGGCACCTGGAACTATGCGCATGGGCTTGCGGTCTTTGGCGTGATGGTGTCGATCCTGCGCTTTGGCCAGCCGGTCTTTGGCCTGCTGTATGACCCGATCCTGAACGATTTCATCATCGCCGACAGCGAAGGCCCGTCCGAATTGGTCCTGCCGCGCCGCGTGCGCCGGACGCTGAGCACATCGGCCGGTGGCCCGGTCGAAGAGCTCAAGGGCTTTTTGCCGCTGAACCTGATCCCCAAGGACAAACAGCAGCAATTCGCCAGCGTCATGCCGCGGTTTGCCCGCGCCGGGATGCTGCGCTGCGCCTGCCACGAAATGCGCATGGTCGCGCAGGGGCAAATGGATTTCGTCCTGTTTTCCAAGCTGACGCCCTGGGATCAGCCCGCCGGTGTCGTGACCATTCGCCAGGCGGGTGGCCATGTCGCGATGCTGGATGGGTCGGACTATCGCGGCGATGTGCGCCAGGGCTATCTGCTGGCCGCCTGCAATGCGGAAACCTGGGGCCGCGTGCGCGATGTCCTGGATTTCCTGATCGACGCGCCTGCCCCGCAGGCAACGGAAGCGCCGGAAAAGAACAAGTTCCCCGGCGAAGAGGCGGTGGACACCGACGCCTGA
- the gltX gene encoding glutamate--tRNA ligase, which translates to MTVTRFAPSPTGYIHVGNLRTALFNHLIARKTGGQFILRIDDTDPERSKEAYVDGIKQDLEWLGLTWDRVERQSLRLDRYRDAADTLREMGRFYEAFETPTELDLKRKKQLNMGKPPVYDRAALALSEDDKAKLRAERGDGVWRFKLDQERIVWDDGILGDISIDAASLSDPVLIRADGQFLYTLASVVDDVEMGITHVVRGNDHVTNTATQIQIIRALGGTAPAFAHHSLLTGPQGESLSKRLGTLALRDLREAGIEPEALLSLMARLGSSQPVELQMSLDEIADGFDLGQFGSAPTKFDVQDLYPLTAKKMHGLSFDAVKDEIAALGVPADKAELFWKVVRENIQTRKDLPGWWTLFRDGAEPLIADEDREFIAQAMTLLPEPPYAADSWSTFTNAVKEATGRKGKGLFMPLRKALTGQERGPEMADVMQLLQKVPARGLAS; encoded by the coding sequence ATGACCGTCACTCGTTTCGCGCCTTCGCCCACCGGATACATCCACGTCGGCAACCTGCGCACCGCTTTGTTCAACCATCTCATCGCCCGCAAGACCGGCGGACAGTTCATTCTGCGCATCGATGACACCGATCCCGAGCGCTCGAAAGAGGCCTATGTTGATGGCATCAAGCAGGATCTTGAATGGCTGGGCCTGACATGGGACCGGGTGGAACGGCAGTCGCTGCGGCTGGACCGCTATCGCGACGCCGCTGACACGCTGCGCGAAATGGGCCGTTTCTACGAGGCGTTCGAGACGCCGACCGAGTTGGACCTGAAGCGCAAGAAACAGCTGAACATGGGCAAACCGCCGGTCTATGACCGCGCCGCGCTGGCCCTGTCCGAGGACGACAAGGCCAAGCTGCGCGCCGAGCGCGGCGACGGTGTCTGGCGGTTCAAGCTGGATCAGGAACGCATCGTCTGGGACGATGGCATTCTGGGTGACATTTCGATCGATGCGGCCTCGCTTTCCGATCCGGTCTTGATCCGGGCGGACGGGCAGTTCCTGTATACGCTGGCTTCGGTTGTCGATGACGTCGAAATGGGGATCACCCATGTGGTGCGCGGCAACGACCACGTCACAAATACCGCGACGCAGATCCAGATCATCCGCGCGCTGGGCGGCACGGCGCCGGCCTTTGCGCACCATTCGCTGCTGACCGGCCCGCAGGGGGAATCGCTGTCCAAACGTCTGGGCACCCTGGCCCTACGCGACCTGCGCGAAGCCGGGATCGAGCCCGAGGCGCTGCTGTCGCTGATGGCGCGACTGGGATCGTCGCAGCCGGTGGAATTGCAGATGTCGCTGGACGAGATCGCCGATGGGTTTGACCTTGGCCAGTTCGGCAGCGCCCCCACCAAGTTCGACGTGCAGGACCTGTATCCGCTGACCGCGAAAAAGATGCACGGGCTGTCCTTTGACGCCGTCAAGGACGAGATCGCTGCGCTGGGCGTGCCTGCCGACAAGGCCGAGCTGTTCTGGAAGGTCGTGCGCGAGAATATCCAGACCCGCAAGGACCTGCCCGGCTGGTGGACCCTGTTCCGCGACGGGGCAGAGCCGCTGATCGCCGATGAGGACCGCGAATTCATTGCCCAGGCCATGACCCTGCTGCCCGAGCCGCCCTATGCGGCCGACAGCTGGAGCACCTTCACCAACGCGGTGAAAGAGGCGACAGGCCGCAAGGGCAAGGGCCTGTTCATGCCGCTGCGCAAGGCGCTGACAGGGCAGGAACGCGGGCCGGAAATGGCGGATGTCATGCAGTTGCTGCAAAAGGTCCCGGCGCGCGGGCTGGCGTCCTAA
- the gcvP gene encoding aminomethyl-transferring glycine dehydrogenase produces MSYEPIDYLPYDFANRRHIGPSPEEMAAMFAELGVSDLSELIDQTVPANIRQKDGLDFGKPLSERELIHRMRAVASKNKVLTSLIGQGYHGTVTPPAIQRNILENPAWYTAYTPYQPEISQGRLEALLNFQTMVCDLTGLEVANASLLDEATACAEAMTMAQRVAGSKAKAFFVDENCHPQNIAVMKTRAEPLGIEVIVGAPGDLEADKVFGAIFQYPGTYGHLRDFTEEMAALHDAKAIGIVTADPMALCLLKEPGAMGADIAVGSTQRFGVPVGYGGPHAAYMACRDAYKRAMPGRIVGVSIDSHGNRAYRLSLQTREQHIRREKATSNVCTAQALLAVMAGFYAVFHGPKGLRAIAQRIHRKTVRLAKGLEAAGFKVEPEVYFDTITVDVGLLQRGVLQAAVREGVNLRRVGRTKVGISLDERTRPETIEAVWRAFGLLRKDEDFTPEYHLPEGLIRETEYLQHDVFHMNRAETEMMRYMRRLADRDLALDRAMIPLGSCTMKLNSAAEMMPVSWSEFSMIHPYVPKDQARGYAEMIGDLSSKLCDITGYDAFSMQPNSGAQGEYAGLLTIRDWQVARGQGHRNVCLIPVNAHGTNPASAQMVGWKVVAVKCDELGSIDLADFRAKAEKFSDDLAACMITYPSTHGVFEETVKEVCEITHEHGGQVYIDGANMNAMVGLSRPGDLGGDVSHLNLHKTFCIPHGGGGPGMGPIGVKAHLEPHLPGDPLNAKSAGPVSAAAFGSPSLLPISWAYILMMGGEGLTQATRVAILNANYIAKRLEGAYDVLYRGTKGRVAHECILDTRPFEKSAGITVEDIAKRLMDAGFHAPTMSWPVAGTLMVEPTESETKAELDRFCDAMLAIREEIRAIEDGKMDPQNNPLKNAPHTMEDLVRDWDRPYSREQGCFPPGAFRVDKYWPPVNRVDNVYGDRHLICTCPPMSDYAEAAE; encoded by the coding sequence GTGAGCTATGAACCGATTGACTATCTGCCTTATGATTTTGCCAACCGGCGGCATATCGGCCCTTCGCCCGAGGAAATGGCGGCGATGTTCGCGGAGTTGGGGGTGTCTGACCTGAGCGAGCTGATCGATCAGACGGTGCCGGCCAACATTCGCCAGAAGGACGGGCTGGATTTCGGTAAACCGCTGTCCGAGCGTGAGTTGATCCACCGGATGCGGGCGGTGGCCAGCAAGAACAAGGTTCTGACCAGCCTGATCGGGCAGGGGTACCACGGGACGGTGACGCCCCCGGCGATCCAGCGCAATATTCTTGAGAACCCGGCTTGGTACACGGCCTATACGCCCTACCAGCCGGAGATTTCGCAAGGCCGGCTTGAGGCGCTTTTGAATTTCCAGACGATGGTTTGCGATTTGACCGGGCTGGAGGTCGCCAATGCGTCACTGCTGGACGAGGCGACCGCCTGCGCCGAAGCGATGACCATGGCGCAGCGCGTGGCCGGCAGCAAGGCCAAGGCGTTCTTTGTCGACGAGAACTGCCATCCCCAGAACATCGCCGTGATGAAGACCCGGGCCGAGCCGCTGGGGATCGAGGTGATCGTGGGGGCTCCGGGGGATCTGGAGGCGGACAAGGTCTTTGGCGCGATTTTCCAGTATCCCGGTACTTACGGGCATCTGCGCGATTTTACCGAAGAGATGGCGGCGCTGCATGACGCCAAGGCGATCGGGATCGTGACCGCCGATCCGATGGCGCTGTGCCTGCTGAAAGAGCCGGGCGCGATGGGGGCGGATATTGCCGTGGGTTCGACCCAGCGCTTTGGTGTGCCGGTGGGTTATGGCGGCCCGCACGCGGCCTATATGGCCTGCCGCGACGCCTATAAGCGGGCGATGCCGGGGCGGATCGTCGGCGTTTCGATCGACAGCCATGGCAACCGCGCCTATCGGTTGTCGCTGCAAACCCGCGAACAGCATATCCGGCGCGAAAAGGCGACATCGAACGTCTGCACCGCGCAGGCTTTGCTTGCGGTCATGGCCGGGTTCTATGCGGTCTTTCACGGGCCAAAGGGGCTGCGCGCCATTGCCCAGCGGATCCACCGCAAGACCGTTCGCCTGGCCAAAGGGCTGGAGGCGGCAGGGTTCAAGGTGGAGCCCGAGGTCTATTTCGACACCATCACCGTTGACGTGGGGTTGCTGCAGCGCGGGGTCTTGCAGGCTGCCGTGCGCGAGGGGGTCAACCTGCGCCGCGTCGGGCGGACCAAGGTTGGCATCAGCCTGGATGAACGCACCCGTCCCGAAACGATCGAGGCGGTCTGGCGCGCCTTTGGCCTGCTGCGCAAGGACGAGGATTTCACCCCCGAATACCACCTGCCCGAGGGTCTGATCCGCGAGACGGAGTATCTTCAGCACGACGTGTTCCACATGAACCGGGCCGAGACCGAGATGATGCGCTATATGCGCCGCCTGGCGGACCGCGACCTGGCGCTGGACCGTGCGATGATCCCGCTGGGGTCCTGCACGATGAAGCTGAATTCGGCCGCCGAGATGATGCCCGTCAGCTGGAGCGAGTTTTCCATGATCCACCCCTATGTGCCAAAGGATCAGGCGCGGGGCTATGCCGAGATGATTGGCGATCTGTCGTCAAAGCTGTGCGACATCACCGGCTATGACGCCTTTTCCATGCAGCCCAATTCGGGCGCGCAGGGGGAATATGCCGGACTGCTGACGATCCGCGATTGGCAGGTGGCGCGCGGACAGGGGCATCGCAATGTCTGCCTGATCCCGGTCAACGCCCATGGCACCAACCCGGCGTCGGCGCAGATGGTCGGCTGGAAGGTGGTCGCGGTGAAATGCGACGAGCTGGGCTCTATCGACCTGGCCGATTTCCGCGCCAAGGCGGAAAAGTTCAGCGATGACCTGGCCGCCTGCATGATCACCTACCCCAGCACCCATGGCGTGTTCGAGGAGACGGTGAAAGAAGTCTGCGAGATCACCCATGAACACGGCGGGCAGGTGTATATCGACGGCGCCAACATGAACGCGATGGTCGGCCTGTCCCGGCCCGGCGATCTGGGCGGCGACGTCAGCCACCTTAACCTGCACAAGACGTTCTGCATTCCGCACGGCGGCGGCGGCCCCGGCATGGGCCCGATCGGCGTCAAGGCACACCTGGAGCCGCATCTGCCGGGCGATCCGCTGAACGCCAAATCCGCCGGGCCGGTTTCGGCGGCGGCCTTTGGGTCGCCCTCGTTGTTGCCGATTTCCTGGGCCTACATCCTGATGATGGGCGGCGAGGGGCTGACACAGGCGACGCGGGTGGCGATCCTGAACGCCAACTACATCGCCAAGCGGCTGGAGGGGGCCTATGACGTGCTGTACCGTGGCACCAAGGGCCGCGTGGCGCATGAATGCATTCTGGACACCCGCCCCTTTGAGAAAAGCGCCGGGATCACCGTCGAGGATATCGCCAAGCGCCTGATGGACGCCGGGTTCCATGCCCCGACGATGAGCTGGCCGGTGGCGGGGACGCTGATGGTTGAACCCACCGAAAGCGAAACCAAGGCCGAGCTGGACCGCTTTTGCGACGCCATGCTGGCGATCCGCGAAGAAATCCGCGCGATCGAAGACGGCAAGATGGACCCGCAGAACAACCCGCTCAAGAACGCGCCGCACACGATGGAGGATCTGGTGCGCGATTGGGATCGCCCCTATTCGCGCGAACAGGGCTGTTTCCCGCCGGGTGCGTTCCGGGTGGACAAGTACTGGCCGCCGGTCAACCGCGTCGACAACGTCTATGGCGACAGGCACCTGATCTGCACCTGCCCGCCGATGTCGGACTATGCGGAGGCTGCGGAATAG
- a CDS encoding DUF2254 domain-containing protein translates to MISKGLMQVLRLSRSLGTRAVLMTMLALASVFVAPLFDPLIPDPLKDRFGRDAVLPVLTILASSMLAVTTFSLGVMVQAFQSASSQATPRAYRILMQDGTTQTVLATFVGAFLFSLTAIVMFRANFYDAAAAVVIFAMTIFVIAAIILAILRWIGHLSQLGSMDHILSLIESVAQPPLKALATYPALGAVPASRAEPPPPGVKTVTAPCAGYVQFIDMPGLNSTLTKAGARLWITAAPGAFVVEGDDIALLNIQDDVIAKAVAKHFTIGKTRSMEQDARFGLIVMAEIANRALSPGVNDPGTAIDVIHRQLNLLHGCLTPTTDAPRFDRIVAPEVSAEDLLEDAFDILTRDGAGRVEIMNHLQEALGRLSNSAWPEMAKAAKEHLPYVQDQARAHITMKTDLETLGLGG, encoded by the coding sequence ATGATCTCGAAGGGACTGATGCAGGTGCTGCGCCTGTCGCGCAGTCTTGGAACCCGGGCGGTGCTGATGACGATGCTGGCGCTGGCCTCGGTCTTTGTGGCGCCGCTGTTCGATCCGCTGATCCCCGACCCGCTCAAGGACCGGTTCGGGCGCGACGCCGTGTTGCCGGTGCTGACGATCCTGGCCTCGTCGATGCTGGCGGTGACCACATTTTCGCTGGGGGTCATGGTGCAGGCCTTTCAAAGCGCCTCGTCGCAGGCGACGCCGCGCGCCTATCGCATCCTGATGCAGGACGGCACCACGCAGACCGTTCTGGCCACCTTTGTCGGGGCCTTCCTGTTTTCTCTGACCGCCATCGTCATGTTCCGGGCAAACTTTTACGACGCGGCGGCAGCGGTGGTGATCTTTGCCATGACGATTTTTGTGATCGCCGCGATCATCCTGGCCATCCTGCGCTGGATCGGACACCTGTCGCAACTGGGAAGCATGGACCACATCCTGTCCCTGATCGAATCCGTGGCCCAGCCGCCGCTGAAGGCGCTGGCCACCTATCCGGCGCTGGGGGCTGTTCCCGCCTCTCGTGCAGAACCGCCGCCGCCGGGCGTAAAGACCGTGACAGCCCCCTGCGCGGGCTATGTGCAATTCATCGACATGCCGGGCCTGAACAGCACCCTGACAAAGGCCGGCGCGCGCCTTTGGATCACCGCCGCCCCCGGCGCCTTTGTGGTGGAAGGCGACGACATCGCCCTGCTGAACATCCAGGACGACGTGATCGCCAAGGCCGTGGCGAAACACTTTACCATCGGCAAGACCCGGTCAATGGAACAGGACGCGCGCTTTGGCCTGATCGTCATGGCCGAGATCGCCAACCGCGCCCTGTCGCCCGGCGTCAATGACCCCGGCACCGCGATCGACGTGATCCACCGTCAGCTGAACCTGCTGCACGGATGCCTGACCCCGACCACGGACGCCCCACGCTTTGATCGCATCGTCGCGCCCGAGGTCTCAGCCGAAGACCTTCTGGAAGACGCCTTTGACATCCTGACCCGCGACGGGGCAGGACGCGTCGAAATCATGAACCACCTGCAAGAGGCGCTTGGACGGCTTTCAAACAGCGCATGGCCCGAAATGGCCAAGGCCGCAAAAGAGCATCTGCCCTACGTGCAGGATCAGGCGCGGGCGCACATCACGATGAAGACCGATCTGGAAACGCTGGGACTGGGCGGTTAG